From a single Helicovermis profundi genomic region:
- a CDS encoding cold shock domain-containing protein encodes MNGTVKWFNAEKGFGFITAEDGNDVFVHFSQINKDGFKTLEEGEKVEFDVVDGAKGPQAENVNSL; translated from the coding sequence ATGAATGGTACAGTAAAATGGTTTAATGCAGAAAAAGGATTTGGTTTTATTACAGCTGAAGACGGAAATGATGTATTCGTACATTTTTCTCAAATCAACAAAGATGGTTTTAAAACACTAGAAGAAGGCGAAAAAGTAGAATTTGACGTAGTTGATGGCGCTAAAGGCCCTCAAGCAGAAAACGTAAACTCTTTATAA